One genomic region from Ewingella sp. CoE-038-23 encodes:
- a CDS encoding MFS transporter, with amino-acid sequence MTYRMRVASVYLLGFFVDLINMFIANVAYPDIGRHFDAPVSLLAWVSNGYILGLTLIIPLSRWLAQCIGAKRLFIISLLIFILGSCGAGLSNSMAQLIGWRVVQGLGGGLLIPLGQTLTYALYPSHQRAKLSSLIMLVGLMAPALSPAVGGMIVDSLSWRWVFFASLPLAVVALILAACWLKPEIEKVAAGHFDGRGLLMLCGALTLILLGLTYLGDDQQMLFGGGLLLAGALLMAAYVLYSLRLPQPLLNLRLVQDPLLRISMIIYQFIPGLFTGVSLVAMLYLQDQLKMHAAQVGILMLPWSLASFIAISLTGKTFNKLGPRPLFIVGCLVQGMGIATLTQISGATDIGLQLTAFALMGFGSSLCSSTAQSTAFIQIEDRQLADASALWNINRQLSFCLGVTLLSLLLNLLLSYSGLSAERAYQFCFVLAALSVFIPIALCCRIANRSLVNTLNQEST; translated from the coding sequence ATGACTTACCGGATGCGCGTCGCCAGCGTCTACCTGCTGGGCTTTTTTGTCGATCTGATCAATATGTTTATCGCTAACGTGGCCTATCCGGACATTGGCCGCCACTTCGACGCCCCCGTCAGCCTGCTGGCTTGGGTCAGCAATGGCTACATTCTTGGCCTGACGTTGATTATTCCTCTCAGCCGCTGGCTGGCTCAGTGCATCGGCGCTAAGCGATTGTTTATCATCTCATTATTGATATTTATTCTTGGCTCCTGCGGCGCGGGATTGTCAAATTCCATGGCGCAGCTGATTGGCTGGCGTGTGGTGCAAGGTCTTGGTGGGGGCCTGCTGATCCCCCTCGGCCAGACGCTGACTTATGCCCTTTACCCGAGTCACCAGCGAGCCAAGCTTTCGTCCTTGATCATGCTGGTGGGGTTGATGGCTCCGGCATTATCCCCGGCAGTTGGGGGGATGATTGTCGACAGTCTGAGCTGGCGCTGGGTGTTTTTTGCCTCACTGCCACTGGCGGTTGTGGCGCTAATTCTGGCAGCCTGCTGGTTAAAACCTGAAATCGAGAAAGTCGCCGCTGGGCATTTCGACGGGCGAGGTTTGCTGATGCTGTGCGGCGCTTTGACCCTGATTTTGCTCGGCCTGACCTATCTGGGGGATGACCAGCAGATGCTGTTCGGCGGCGGGTTGCTGCTAGCGGGAGCCTTACTAATGGCGGCTTATGTGCTTTACTCGCTGCGTTTACCTCAGCCGCTGCTCAATTTGCGACTGGTGCAGGATCCGCTGCTGCGCATTTCGATGATTATCTATCAGTTCATTCCCGGGCTGTTTACCGGCGTCAGTCTGGTCGCCATGCTCTATCTGCAAGACCAGCTCAAAATGCATGCGGCGCAGGTGGGGATTTTGATGCTGCCCTGGTCGCTGGCTTCTTTTATTGCCATTAGCCTCACGGGGAAAACCTTCAACAAGCTGGGGCCGCGCCCGCTGTTTATTGTTGGCTGTCTGGTACAGGGGATGGGCATTGCGACGCTGACGCAGATCAGCGGCGCGACGGATATCGGCCTGCAACTTACCGCCTTCGCGCTGATGGGCTTTGGCAGCAGTTTGTGCAGCAGCACGGCGCAAAGCACGGCGTTTATCCAGATTGAAGACCGCCAGTTGGCCGATGCCAGCGCGCTGTGGAACATCAACCGCCAGCTGAGTTTTTGCCTCGGCGTAACCCTGCTTAGCCTGTTACTCAACCTTTTGCTCAGCTACTCGGGCCTGAGTGCTGAACGCGCCTACCAATTCTGCTTTGTGCTGGCCGCCCTCAGCGTCTTTATTCCCATTGCGCTGTGTTGTCGAATCGCCAATCGCAGCCTTGTTAACACCTTAAATCAGGAGTCAACGTGA
- a CDS encoding LysR family transcriptional regulator encodes MLNLQRLEMYVAVVAAGSFTAAANNLGLTKAVVSFNIKQLENELGVALLTRSTRRIAMTDAGERFYLRCLQLLQDAESVLDDVRRDHSGLQGLLRITTTPEYGARVVVVPALAAFSLLHPQLRIQHVSSSNHDDLISGRFDVAIRLGQLADSSHHAALIDRFDILPVASPDYLQQWGGNIADLTQLEQARWIAHSRLNTPLTWQVLTPTGESVLFNAGQSPMLMADSASSLLAFALNGAGIALLPVWLVESDIVTKKLTHLLPDHRFPAQGIYALYPNTRHVPEKVRAFIDFLQRRVAG; translated from the coding sequence ATGCTGAATTTACAGCGCCTTGAAATGTACGTTGCCGTCGTGGCGGCGGGCAGTTTTACCGCCGCGGCCAATAACCTCGGCCTGACTAAAGCCGTGGTCAGTTTCAACATTAAGCAGCTGGAAAACGAACTGGGCGTCGCCCTGCTAACCCGCAGCACCCGGCGCATTGCCATGACCGACGCCGGAGAGCGATTTTACCTGCGCTGCCTACAACTGCTGCAAGACGCCGAAAGCGTGCTCGACGACGTACGCCGCGATCACTCTGGCCTGCAAGGTTTGCTACGCATCACCACCACGCCGGAATATGGCGCGCGCGTGGTGGTGGTTCCGGCTCTGGCGGCTTTCTCCCTGCTTCACCCGCAACTGCGCATTCAGCACGTCTCTTCGTCGAATCACGACGACCTGATTTCTGGCCGTTTTGACGTGGCTATTCGCCTCGGGCAGTTGGCGGACTCCAGCCACCACGCAGCGCTGATCGACCGTTTTGATATTCTCCCCGTCGCTTCTCCGGACTATTTACAGCAATGGGGCGGCAACATCGCGGATTTAACCCAGCTGGAGCAGGCACGATGGATTGCCCATAGTCGCCTGAACACCCCGCTAACCTGGCAAGTGCTGACCCCAACGGGTGAAAGCGTGCTGTTCAACGCCGGACAAAGCCCGATGCTGATGGCCGACAGCGCCTCCTCTTTATTAGCCTTCGCCCTTAACGGCGCGGGTATCGCGCTGCTGCCCGTATGGCTGGTTGAAAGTGACATTGTCACTAAAAAGCTGACTCATCTGCTACCCGATCACCGTTTTCCGGCTCAGGGAATTTATGCCCTCTACCCCAACACCCGCCACGTACCGGAAAAAGTGCGGGCTTTTATCGACTTTTTACAACGCCGGGTGGCAGGTTGA
- the tehB gene encoding tellurite resistance methyltransferase TehB, with product MSNQLAAEDYYAEKYGLTRTHSEVIFAAQQVPSGKVLDLGCGSGRNSLYLNLKGSSVTAWDFNSLSIAKLNEIIEAESLQGIETAEINLNAHRFSGEYDFILSTVVMMFLERSSIPNIIADMHASTRPGGYNLIVAAMDSPDYPCPLPFPFSFQPNELRDYYQGWNIVKYNEDVGELHKRDANGNRYKMRFATLLAQKPA from the coding sequence ATGTCCAACCAGCTAGCAGCAGAAGATTACTACGCCGAAAAATATGGCCTGACCCGCACGCACTCCGAAGTTATTTTTGCCGCCCAGCAGGTTCCGTCGGGCAAGGTGTTAGATTTAGGCTGCGGCAGTGGGCGCAACTCGCTGTATCTCAATCTTAAAGGCTCGAGCGTCACCGCGTGGGACTTCAACTCGCTGAGCATTGCCAAACTCAATGAGATCATTGAGGCAGAATCTCTGCAAGGGATTGAGACGGCGGAAATTAATCTCAATGCCCATCGTTTTAGCGGCGAGTATGATTTTATCCTCTCCACCGTAGTGATGATGTTCTTAGAGCGCAGCAGCATTCCGAATATCATTGCCGATATGCACGCCAGCACCCGACCGGGGGGCTACAACCTGATTGTGGCCGCCATGGATAGCCCGGACTACCCTTGCCCGCTGCCTTTCCCTTTCAGCTTCCAACCCAACGAGCTGCGTGATTACTACCAAGGTTGGAACATTGTGAAGTACAACGAAGACGTCGGCGAACTGCACAAACGCGACGCCAACGGCAATCGCTACAAAATGCGTTTCGCCACTCTGCTGGCTCAAAAACCGGCCTAA
- a CDS encoding AraC family transcriptional regulator — MAQSVSKPEQVRYYRPEDIPGMVLGEAHFTDFSFEPHFHLDYHIGLISEGAQRQRFSGQTGLLGAGRVSIMPPGEIHTGTPENNNAYTLRTFRVAPALLNNLAEEFSGRHRPLAVGAGIIEAPDLSKHLSVLHQLMAQKSDTAGHSFDEQYLAALEPLFIQLKVTRPVETQQGLSRRQWGEIEAYCHAHLAEKISLSELAALCGLNRFQFLRCFSKHTGMTPYAWLKRLRLEVACSLLGQSGRSIADIASAVGFYDQSHFNRAFRWAFGVAPSHY; from the coding sequence ATGGCTCAATCGGTGAGTAAGCCTGAGCAAGTGCGTTACTACCGCCCGGAGGATATTCCGGGCATGGTGCTGGGTGAGGCGCACTTCACCGATTTCAGCTTTGAGCCGCACTTTCATCTGGATTACCACATTGGCCTGATAAGCGAAGGCGCGCAGCGTCAGCGATTTTCCGGGCAAACCGGGCTGCTGGGCGCCGGTCGGGTTTCGATTATGCCGCCCGGCGAGATCCACACCGGCACGCCGGAAAACAATAATGCCTATACCCTGCGCACCTTCCGCGTTGCTCCTGCTTTGCTCAATAATCTGGCGGAAGAGTTTTCTGGCCGCCACCGGCCATTGGCCGTCGGCGCGGGAATTATTGAAGCGCCGGATCTCAGTAAGCACCTATCTGTACTTCATCAACTGATGGCGCAAAAGAGTGATACGGCAGGGCATTCGTTTGACGAGCAATATTTGGCCGCGCTCGAGCCGCTGTTTATTCAGCTAAAAGTCACGAGGCCGGTGGAGACGCAGCAGGGCCTGTCGAGACGCCAGTGGGGAGAGATTGAAGCTTACTGCCACGCGCATCTGGCGGAGAAAATTTCACTGAGCGAGCTGGCGGCGTTGTGCGGGTTGAATCGATTTCAGTTTCTGCGCTGTTTCAGCAAACACACCGGCATGACGCCTTATGCCTGGCTGAAACGCCTGCGGCTGGAAGTGGCCTGTAGCCTGTTGGGGCAATCAGGAAGAAGCATTGCGGACATCGCGTCCGCAGTGGGTTTTTATGATCAAAGCCATTTCAACCGCGCGTTCCGCTGGGCTTTCGGCGTCGCGCCTTCTCACTACTAG
- the metQ gene encoding methionine ABC transporter substrate-binding lipoprotein MetQ has protein sequence MRTSLKHAVKASLLTVSLASALILSGCGPKKDDNHIKVGISAGIDQPLWDTVKKVAKEKYNLDVEVVTFTDYVLPNSALSSGDIDANSFQHGPYLEKQIKERGYKLAAVGNTFVYPIAGYSRKIKSVSELKDGAQVAVPNDPTNLGRSLLLLQKQGLIKLKDNVGLLPTSLDIVENPKHLKIVEIEAPQLTRAIDDDKIDLAIINTNYSSQVGLTPAKNGLFVEDKNSPYVNIIVAREDNKDSQKVKDLVKAYQTDEVAAAADKIYHGDAVKGW, from the coding sequence ATGCGCACCTCTCTCAAACACGCGGTAAAAGCTTCTTTATTAACAGTTTCTTTGGCAAGCGCGCTGATCCTTAGCGGCTGTGGCCCGAAGAAAGATGACAACCACATCAAAGTCGGCATCAGCGCCGGTATTGACCAGCCGCTGTGGGACACGGTCAAAAAAGTCGCCAAAGAGAAATACAATCTCGACGTGGAAGTCGTCACCTTCACCGATTATGTGCTGCCAAACTCAGCATTGAGCAGCGGCGATATCGACGCCAACTCCTTCCAGCACGGCCCTTATCTGGAAAAACAGATTAAAGAGCGTGGCTATAAACTGGCGGCTGTAGGCAACACCTTCGTTTACCCAATCGCAGGCTATTCGCGCAAAATCAAATCCGTCTCCGAGCTGAAAGACGGCGCGCAGGTTGCCGTGCCAAATGACCCCACCAATCTGGGACGCTCTCTATTGCTGTTGCAAAAACAGGGTTTGATTAAGCTGAAGGATAACGTGGGCTTACTGCCGACTTCTCTGGATATCGTCGAGAACCCAAAACACCTGAAAATTGTTGAAATTGAAGCGCCGCAGCTGACCCGCGCCATCGACGACGACAAAATCGACCTGGCCATCATCAACACCAACTACTCAAGCCAAGTCGGCCTGACGCCAGCTAAGAATGGCCTGTTTGTTGAAGATAAAAACTCACCTTACGTGAACATTATTGTGGCGCGTGAGGACAATAAAGACAGCCAGAAGGTGAAGGATTTGGTTAAGGCTTATCAAACTGATGAAGTTGCCGCTGCCGCCGACAAGATTTATCACGGTGATGCAGTAAAAGGTTGGTGA
- a CDS encoding LysR family transcriptional regulator: MTEPDLNLLIALDVLLNEVSVAAAARRLSLSASAMSRTLSRLRAVTGDPLLVRAGRQMVLTPYAEEIRERAQNAALEARAVLRPAATALNVATLKRTFTLRSNDGFITAFGAALIAAAAAEAPGVCLRFLPKPEKSAKPLREGRVDLEIGVLGEMGPEIRLQTLFRDKFVGVVRKGHPLAQEEKMSVARYASFGHVLVSRREGITGPVDQALTELGFTRKIAAVVPGFSAALAIAQSSDLVAHVPASFLINQSVNQTDGQLAKLCSFPLPVQTREITISQMWHPRSEVDPAHRWLRQLVLNVCRRLAPG; the protein is encoded by the coding sequence ATGACTGAACCCGATCTCAATTTACTTATCGCCCTCGACGTGCTGCTTAATGAAGTCAGCGTCGCCGCCGCCGCTCGCCGCCTGAGTCTCAGCGCCTCGGCGATGAGCCGCACCCTCAGCCGCCTGCGTGCCGTCACCGGCGACCCGCTGCTAGTAAGGGCCGGACGGCAGATGGTGCTCACGCCCTACGCCGAAGAGATCCGCGAACGCGCGCAAAACGCCGCGTTGGAAGCCCGCGCCGTGCTGCGCCCTGCGGCCACCGCGCTCAATGTTGCCACGCTAAAGCGTACCTTTACTCTACGCTCCAATGACGGTTTTATTACCGCGTTCGGCGCGGCGCTGATTGCCGCTGCCGCCGCAGAAGCGCCGGGTGTCTGTCTGCGCTTTCTGCCTAAGCCGGAGAAAAGCGCCAAACCGCTGCGGGAAGGGCGGGTAGATTTAGAAATTGGCGTGCTGGGCGAAATGGGGCCGGAGATCCGTTTGCAGACGCTATTTCGCGATAAGTTTGTCGGCGTGGTGCGCAAAGGCCACCCGCTGGCCCAAGAGGAGAAGATGAGCGTGGCGCGCTATGCCTCTTTCGGTCATGTTTTGGTGTCGCGCCGCGAAGGCATCACCGGGCCGGTGGATCAGGCCTTAACCGAACTAGGCTTTACCCGCAAAATTGCCGCCGTGGTGCCGGGCTTCTCCGCCGCGCTGGCGATTGCTCAGTCCTCAGACCTGGTGGCTCACGTCCCGGCATCATTCCTGATTAATCAGTCCGTTAATCAAACTGACGGCCAGCTCGCCAAACTCTGCTCTTTCCCACTGCCGGTGCAAACGCGAGAAATCACTATCTCGCAGATGTGGCACCCGAGATCTGAAGTGGATCCCGCCCATCGCTGGCTGCGGCAGCTGGTGCTCAACGTTTGTCGGCGACTGGCTCCCGGCTGA
- a CDS encoding MFS transporter, translated as MELFSNRPGDDGLPGRDRFFAMLTVMTMAAMVVFDGSMVNIALPQIARSLEVSAAAAVWVSNGYLLSAAMSLAIFAALGSHIGFRALFSGGLILFTLASVGCVFSSSLDMLIAMRLLQGIGGAATLSIGPAILRTVFPNRLLGRVLGANALLIAASTAVAPMLGGTILAALSWQWLFAINIPLGVVALLLALRVVPGKTSTVRHPFDVAGGALSAITLGALIMAANSFSHADNGHFSSQTLLDALAYAVAAIVAGIAFVWRQRRAPKPLLPLGMFASSRFSLAALTSLASFVSQGITFVALPFLFQNVYGYSAFTSALLFTPWPIGIILAAPHAGRLADRHSPAVISTIGLGIFALGLILLSLLPEQAAMWDICLRSLICGIGFGCFQSPNNREMLANASRENSGYASGVLAIMRTFGQCLGTALVGVILSISLSDAAHEAQAIHFSLWVAVIATGLAIIVSLSRIRNTHHQPLKDA; from the coding sequence ATGGAATTATTCTCCAACCGACCCGGTGACGACGGCCTGCCCGGCCGCGACCGTTTCTTCGCTATGCTAACCGTGATGACCATGGCGGCGATGGTGGTGTTCGACGGCTCGATGGTCAATATCGCCCTGCCGCAAATCGCGCGCTCGCTCGAGGTTTCCGCCGCCGCCGCCGTTTGGGTATCGAATGGCTACCTGCTGTCTGCGGCGATGTCGCTGGCTATCTTCGCCGCCCTCGGCAGCCATATTGGCTTTCGCGCCCTGTTCAGCGGCGGCCTGATCCTGTTCACGCTGGCGTCGGTGGGCTGCGTGTTCTCTTCCTCGCTGGACATGCTGATCGCTATGCGGCTGCTACAGGGGATTGGCGGCGCCGCCACCTTGAGTATCGGCCCGGCCATTTTGCGCACCGTGTTCCCTAATCGCCTGCTGGGAAGAGTGCTGGGCGCGAATGCCCTGCTGATCGCCGCCAGTACGGCCGTTGCCCCGATGCTCGGCGGCACCATCCTCGCCGCGCTAAGCTGGCAATGGCTATTTGCGATTAATATCCCACTGGGCGTCGTGGCGCTGCTTCTGGCTTTGCGCGTGGTGCCGGGCAAAACCAGCACGGTTCGCCACCCCTTTGATGTCGCCGGAGGGGCGCTGTCTGCCATCACGCTCGGCGCGCTGATCATGGCCGCGAATAGCTTTTCCCATGCGGACAACGGCCATTTTTCATCGCAAACTCTGCTGGACGCTTTGGCCTACGCCGTGGCCGCCATTGTGGCCGGGATAGCCTTTGTCTGGCGTCAGCGCCGGGCACCTAAGCCGCTGCTGCCTCTGGGCATGTTCGCCTCATCGCGCTTTTCTCTGGCGGCGCTCACCTCGTTGGCGTCCTTTGTCAGTCAGGGCATCACCTTCGTCGCCCTGCCGTTTCTGTTCCAAAACGTTTATGGCTATAGCGCCTTTACCTCGGCCCTGCTTTTCACCCCGTGGCCGATTGGCATTATCCTCGCCGCGCCGCACGCCGGGAGGCTGGCCGACCGCCATTCGCCAGCGGTAATTTCAACCATTGGGCTGGGGATATTTGCGCTGGGACTGATTCTGCTCTCTTTGCTGCCAGAACAGGCGGCGATGTGGGATATCTGTTTGCGCAGTCTGATATGTGGCATCGGGTTTGGCTGCTTCCAAAGCCCCAATAACCGCGAAATGCTGGCCAACGCCTCGCGCGAAAACAGTGGCTACGCCTCTGGCGTGTTGGCGATTATGCGCACCTTCGGGCAGTGTCTGGGAACGGCACTGGTGGGCGTGATTTTGTCGATTTCACTGAGTGATGCGGCGCACGAAGCTCAGGCGATTCATTTCAGTTTGTGGGTGGCGGTGATAGCCACGGGTCTGGCGATTATTGTTAGCCTGAGCCGCATTAGAAACACTCACCACCAGCCACTAAAAGACGCCTAA
- a CDS encoding alanine--tRNA ligase-related protein codes for MTRILSRTQPELITCESPILHTGEDEKGRYFVVEQTVFYPQGGGQMSDHGSVTQHGQSHLVRQTLNHGGEVRHYLADPQVSLDIGQLATLTIDAEFRRRASLAHTAGHLIAHVVETLMPSLVPAKGHHFLPGAYVEFTGNSTLAADQLLEQVRSKVAEAIEQDLPVTIESMSFDEIARLRPELAGSIPQNEEMRIVRLGDYVPVACGGTHAATTQALRGLELRKIKAKERIKISYEFA; via the coding sequence ATGACGCGCATTTTAAGCCGGACTCAACCTGAACTTATCACCTGTGAAAGCCCAATCTTGCACACCGGCGAAGATGAAAAAGGGCGCTATTTTGTGGTCGAGCAGACGGTTTTTTATCCTCAGGGCGGCGGGCAGATGTCGGATCACGGCAGTGTGACCCAGCATGGCCAAAGCCATTTGGTGCGTCAGACGCTGAATCATGGCGGGGAAGTGCGCCATTACTTGGCAGATCCCCAAGTCAGTCTCGACATCGGTCAGCTCGCGACCTTAACTATTGACGCTGAGTTCCGCCGCAGGGCGTCGCTGGCCCATACGGCAGGGCATTTAATTGCCCACGTGGTGGAAACTCTGATGCCCTCTTTGGTGCCAGCTAAGGGCCACCACTTTTTGCCGGGTGCCTATGTGGAATTCACTGGAAACAGTACCTTAGCCGCCGATCAGCTGCTGGAGCAGGTGCGCAGCAAGGTGGCGGAGGCAATTGAGCAGGATTTGCCGGTTACCATTGAAAGTATGTCTTTTGATGAAATCGCCCGCCTGCGGCCAGAGCTGGCGGGGTCTATACCGCAAAACGAAGAGATGCGCATTGTGCGTCTGGGCGACTATGTGCCGGTAGCCTGTGGTGGCACACATGCCGCCACCACCCAGGCATTACGGGGGTTGGAACTGCGAAAAATCAAAGCTAAAGAGCGGATTAAAATCAGTTACGAATTTGCCTGA
- a CDS encoding bifunctional helix-turn-helix transcriptional regulator/GNAT family N-acetyltransferase, whose translation MSSALQIVEEIRVASRKMVRELGFMHNTLAATQYSPSVVHTLLEVENHGSMTAAQLVQILGLEKSSVSRMLTKLVSAGELEETPSTDDARIKQLTLTAQGRKTVEKINSYGSQQVIAALQKMNPHQQQTVSQGLRFYAEALKACRQESEPESKDQVKVICGYQPGMIGRITEMHGSYYAREHNFGSFFEAKVAAGLADFTGRLDKPGNQIWLAMQNGRIVGSVAIDGEDLANDDAHLRWFILDDGCRGSGAGRKLIAAAMQFCDEQGFPAVQLWTFNKLTAARRLYESFGFELAKEWQGDQWGSTITEQQFTRAKRA comes from the coding sequence ATGAGTTCAGCCCTCCAAATAGTTGAAGAAATCCGCGTCGCTTCCCGCAAAATGGTGCGAGAGTTGGGTTTTATGCATAACACGCTGGCCGCCACCCAATACTCCCCGTCGGTGGTCCACACCCTGCTCGAAGTGGAAAACCATGGCTCCATGACGGCGGCGCAGCTGGTGCAAATCCTCGGGCTTGAGAAGTCGAGCGTCAGCCGCATGCTGACTAAGCTGGTGAGCGCCGGTGAGCTGGAAGAAACGCCATCTACCGACGACGCGAGGATCAAGCAGCTTACCCTGACGGCGCAGGGCAGGAAAACCGTCGAAAAAATCAATAGTTACGGCAGCCAACAGGTGATCGCCGCCCTGCAAAAGATGAATCCCCACCAGCAGCAGACCGTCTCACAAGGGTTGAGATTTTATGCCGAGGCGCTAAAAGCCTGTCGCCAAGAGAGCGAGCCGGAAAGCAAAGATCAGGTAAAAGTCATTTGTGGCTACCAGCCCGGAATGATTGGCCGCATCACTGAAATGCACGGCAGTTATTACGCCAGAGAACATAATTTCGGCAGCTTTTTTGAAGCCAAAGTGGCGGCGGGTCTGGCGGATTTCACCGGACGTCTGGATAAGCCGGGCAATCAGATTTGGCTGGCGATGCAAAATGGACGCATTGTCGGCTCGGTGGCGATTGATGGTGAAGATCTGGCGAATGACGATGCCCACCTGCGCTGGTTCATCCTTGATGACGGCTGTCGCGGCAGCGGCGCGGGTAGAAAGTTGATTGCCGCCGCGATGCAATTCTGCGATGAACAAGGTTTCCCGGCGGTACAGCTGTGGACATTCAACAAACTCACCGCCGCTAGGCGTTTATATGAGTCCTTTGGCTTTGAACTGGCGAAAGAGTGGCAAGGCGATCAGTGGGGAAGCACTATCACTGAGCAGCAGTTTACTCGGGCCAAACGCGCATAG
- a CDS encoding TetR/AcrR family transcriptional regulator: MNTDKSSTLKKRGRPKSFDREDVLEQAMRLFWLHGYETTSMAELLEAMKITTPSVYSTFGDKERLFLESVDRYIKGPGNYQVEACKEVTAKAAIERILRQAAERYVSPGNPPGCMLVVSTVNSCPSTSPVQRAVKAARFETECALIGRIELGMVDGDVPKTADPAALASFFSTLLNGMSIKAKEGASKEAMMALVDNAMRVWPE; the protein is encoded by the coding sequence ATGAACACAGATAAATCTTCCACATTAAAGAAACGCGGCAGACCTAAGTCTTTCGATCGCGAAGACGTGCTGGAGCAGGCCATGCGCCTGTTCTGGCTGCATGGCTATGAAACGACGTCGATGGCCGAACTGCTTGAGGCGATGAAAATCACCACGCCGAGCGTCTACAGCACCTTTGGAGATAAAGAGCGGCTGTTTCTTGAGTCGGTGGATCGCTATATCAAAGGGCCGGGCAATTATCAGGTGGAAGCCTGTAAAGAAGTCACCGCCAAGGCCGCCATTGAGCGCATTTTACGGCAAGCCGCCGAGCGATATGTCAGCCCAGGAAACCCGCCGGGCTGCATGCTGGTGGTCTCGACGGTGAATTCCTGCCCGTCCACCTCGCCAGTACAAAGGGCTGTTAAGGCCGCGCGCTTTGAAACCGAATGCGCTCTCATAGGCCGCATAGAGCTGGGAATGGTCGACGGCGATGTGCCGAAAACTGCCGATCCCGCCGCCTTAGCCAGCTTCTTCAGCACCCTGCTGAATGGCATGTCGATCAAAGCCAAAGAGGGCGCGTCGAAAGAGGCCATGATGGCGCTGGTCGACAATGCTATGCGCGTTTGGCCCGAGTAA